The Drosophila bipectinata strain 14024-0381.07 chromosome 2L, DbipHiC1v2, whole genome shotgun sequence genome has a segment encoding these proteins:
- the Nhe2 gene encoding Na(+)/H(+) exchanger beta isoform X7 translates to MSNLTEQDYDSATPALEQQMNLARRACWKSHSFGSKDLPTKASPALTIVNPAMPDPNEAEKPPSDESKTKIEPETKARITKATCNASPSGIFGKRAILLLALCLLLGLSQGRPNMSATGVTPGQDSIVDAGAVTQLNLAQPPPTAVAKDDAQPTPSEPPSHRLPRAEPLKSNDPNPEEEEGGHKMERYPLSSVDFVRVKTPFIIGIWILSASIAKIGFHMTPKLHLIFPESCLLIVVGVVIGVVLYFCTDVAVSPLTPNTFFFYMLPPIILDAGYFMPNRLFFDNLGTILLMAVVGTIFNIATIGGSLYACGLFGIYGESETPGLMDVFLFASLISAVDPVAVLAVFEEIHVNEILYIVVFGESLLNDAVTVVMYHMMESYNEIGLDKIIAQDIASGVGSFFVVALGGTAIGIIWGFLTGLVTRFTDHVRVIEPIFIFVMAYLAYLNAEIFHMSGILAITFCGITMKNYVESNISQKSHTTVKYALKMLSSSAETIIFMFLGVATVNNMHVWNTWFVVLTIAFCSVFRVIGVILLSALANRFRLHKLSRVDQFVMSYGGLRGAVAFALVLLVDENVVKQKNMFVTTTIAVIYFTVFLQGITIKPLVKILNVKRANKRKPTMNERIHERFMDHLMAGIEDIVGKTGNYNVRDKFKRFDNRFIRPLLIRDLKGAEPKIIETYSKLTMRDAMEVMRRNPSTIGQMTGTESMSALFRNYTNNYIGGSPSLTNLDNTCSRNLDMAELDYNPSKKDLTDAKIHHLLAEELKPYRRHRRLSYSRHAVDDRDLSTQVNYKMQMNFRRMFNDRKHHKRSKRGASNKEPKENVKQNHVSFHDFQQNGTTKQLTNDYINNVLNETAEECQQNPNEINVVGPSDDWDDGLTFTAKSSLAEHPIPEEDRNLSRESDGERRVATPTATESQLPWKRQGDECTDAVQQNEFPAWASNKEYLAYNSPSATFLGGINKPKQPKSVIGLFRRESSSSKAGSIGIGSTGTVDAAASSADPMVVPSSQAIQPPAVGGLPGPSTSMHNPRLDKRSQSISSGSLGAGAHQLGPDGHSGPFPVTASHRRNVRRGSMLELSGLIATGRRPSRILQFSPGATNLLESAKITSPTPPPPPTTTTTSTRTTKTSTSPSTTKNHTNNSTDTTSGSVTYSTPASPRSEDSDTYYPNDTIPEESSYQHGHSKSLCEPADSDDWDGAPLSAASGANSERMMRSGREPLLPRPSNTPRAQIRRMNAGAVGGAVGSLGGRKNQVTKALLDYEDSETDSDEDDDDEDEDFDLYDDENIVVTTFTTPAAPGVRRPGSSPGSGSDATTTTTSIRLTRNNDESII, encoded by the exons ATGAGCAACCTCACGGAACAGGACTACGACAGTGCCACGCCGGCACTGGAACAGCAAATGAATCTGGCCAGGCGAGCCTGCTGGAAGAGTCACTCTTTCGGCAGCAAGGACCTCCCCACGAAAGCAAGTCCTGCCTTGACGATAGTTAATCCTGCAATGCCGGATCCAAACGAGGCAGAAAAACCACCGAGTGatgaaagcaaaacaaaaatagaaccAGAAACTAAAGCCAGAATAACGAAAGCAACCTGCAATGCCAGCCCGAGTGGGATTTTCGGTAAACGAGCCATCCTGCTCCTGGCTCTGTGCCTCCTCCTTGGCCTTTCCCAGGGGAGACCGAACATGAGTGCCACCGGTGTGACTCCTGGCCAGGACAGTATTGTGGATGCGGGTGCGGTCACCCAGCTAAAT CTGGCCCAGCCACCGCCGACAGCCGTTGCCAAGGATGATGCACAGCCCACGCCATCCGAGCCCCCATCTCACAGACTGCCACGTGCCGAACCGCTCAAGTCCAATGATCCGAatccggaggaggaggagggtgGCCACAAAATGGAGAGGTATCCGCTCTCCAGCGTGGATTTTGTTCGTGTGAAGACGCCGTTCATCATAGGAATCTGGATCCTGTCGGCTAGTATAGCCAAAATTG GATTCCATATGACGCCCAAGTTGCATCTAATATTTCCGGAGTCGTGCCTGCTGATTGTCGTGGGTGTGGTGATTGGTGTGGTTTTATATTTCTGCACCGATGTCGCCGTATCCCCGCTGACCCCCAACACCTTCTTCTTCTATATGCTGCCGCCGATTATCCTGGACGCCGGTTACTTTATGCCCAATCGATTGTTCTTCGACAACCTGGGCACCATTCTGCTGATGGCGGTGGTCGGAACCATCTTCAATATTGCCACCATCG GTGGTTCCCTCTACGCCTGTGGCCTCTTTGGCATTTACGGGGAAAGTGAGACTCCGGGACTGATGGACGTCTTTTTGTTCGCCTCCCTCATATCCGCCGTAGATCCGGTGGCTGTGCTGGCCGTGTTCGAGGAGATACATGTCAACGAGATCCTGtacattgttgtttttggcgaGTCCTTGCTAAACGATGCCGTTACG GTTGTCATGTACCACATGATGGAGTCCTACAACGAGATTGGCTTAGACAAGATAATTGCCCAGGACATAGCCAGTGGAGTGGGGTCCTTCTTTGTGGTTGCCCTAGGAGGCACTGCCATAG GCATCATCTGGGGTTTCCTTACTGGCCTAGTCACACGTTTTACGGATCATGTTCGAGTCATAGAAcccattttcattttcgtgATGGCCTATCTGGCCTACCTCAATGCGGAAATCTTCCACATGAGCGGTATCTTAGc CATCACATTCTGTGGCATCACAATGAAAAACTATGTGGAATCGAATATATCCCAAAAGTCCCACACGACTGTTAAATATGCCTTGAAAATGCTGTCCAGCTCGGCGGAGACCATTATCTTTATGTTCCTAGGCGTGGCCACGGTGAACAATATGCACGTATGGAATACGTGGTTTGTGGTGCTGACCATCGCCTTCTGTTCAGTGTTTCGTGTGATAG GAGTAATTCTGCTATCGGCCCTTGCCAATCGGTTCCGCTTGCATAAATTATCGCGAGTGGATCAGTTTGTGATGTCCTATGGTGGATTGCGTGGTGCTGTTGCCTTTGCCTTGGTCCTGTTGGTGGATGAGAATGTGGTCAAGCAGAAGAACATGTTTGTTACCACCACAATAGCTGTGATCTACTTTACTGTCTTCCTGCAAGGCATCACCATCAAGCCGCTGGTGAAGATCCTGAATGTGAAGCGAGCCAATAAACGCAAGCCAACCATGAACGAGCGTATTCATGAAAGA ttcATGGATCACTTGATGGCTGGCATTGAGGATATTGTGGGCAAGACAGGCAACTACAATGTGCGTGATAAATTCAAGCGTTTCGACAATCGCTTCATTCGCCCTCTGCTGATCAGAGATCTAAAG GGCGCTGAGCCGAAGATCATCGAGACCTATTCCAAACTGACAATGCGCGATGCCATGGAGGTGATGAGACGAAATCCCTCCACCATTGGCCAGATGACGGGCACCGAGTCGATGAGCGCCCTGTTCCGGAATTATACCAATAACTATATTGGCGGCAG TCCCAGCCTGACAAATCTTGACAATACCTGTTCCCGCAATCTGGATATGGCTGAGCTTGATTATAATCCATCCAAAAAGGATCTGACTGATGCCAAGATCCACCATCTCTTGGCCGAAGAACTGAAGCCTTATAGAAGG CACCGTCGTCTTAGTTATAGCCGACACGCAGTAGATGACAGAGATTTGTCCACCCAG GTCAATTATAAGATGCAAATGAATTTCCGGCGAATGTTTAATGATCGGAAACATCACAAGCGCAGCAAACGTGGTGCCAGCAATAAg GAGCCCAAGGAGAATGTCAAACAAAATCATGTCTCTTTCCATGATTTTCAACAGAACGGCACCACCAAGCAGCTCACCAATG ACTATATTAACAATGTGCTTAACGAAACAGCCGAGGAGTGCCAACAGAACCCCAACGAGATCAATGTTGTTGGCCCCAGCGACGATTGGGATGACGGCCTGACCTTCACCGCCAAATCATCAC TGGCTGAGCATCCGATACCCGAAGAGGATCGCAACCTTTCTCGCGAATCTGATGGAGAAAGGCGAGTGGCCACTCCCACAGCTACGGAATCCCAGCTGCCGTGGAAACGCCAAGGCGATGAATGTACGGATGCAGTGCAGCAGAACGAGTTTCCTGCCTGGGCCTCGAACAAGGAATACTTGGCCTACAACTCTCCCAGTGCAACATTCCTAG GTGGTATAAACAAGCCTAAACAGCCCAAGTCCGTCATAGGTCTCTTCCGGCGTGAGAGTTCCAGCTCCAAGGCCGGCAGCATCGGAATCGGCAGCACGGGTACCGTGGATGCCGCCGCCAGCAGCGCGGATCCCATGGTTGTGCCTTCCTCCCAAGCCATCCAACCGCCGGCGGTGGGTGGTCTACCGGGTCCATCGACATCGATGCACAATCCCCGTCTGGACAAGCGTTCGCAGTCGATATCCTCCGGTTCGCTGGGCGCCGGAGCCCATCAACTCGGTCCGGATGGCCATTCCGGTCCATTTCCGGTTACGGCTAGTCATCGACGGAATGTGCGCAGAGGCTCCATGCTGGAGCTCAGTGG ACTCATTGCAACTGGACGCAGGCCCAGTAGAATTTTGCAATTTAGTCCAGGAGCAACTAATTTACTAGAGTCAGCCAAGATCACAAGTCCtactcctccacctcctcctactactactactacttcAACAAGAACAACGAAAACATCAACAAGTCCATCTACCACCAAGAACCACACCAACAATTCAACAGATACAACATCAGGCAGTGTGACTTACTCGACGCCAGCCTCCCCGAGATCGGAGGATAGCGACACATACTATCCAAA TGACACTATACCCGAGGAGTCGTCGTACCAGCATGGCCACTCCAAGTCCCTCTGCGAGCCGGCGGATTCGGATGACTGGGACGGAGCACCTCTGTCCGCCGCCAGCGGGGCCAACAGCGAGAGAATGATGCGGAGCGGGCGGGAACCGCTCCTGCCACGCCCCTCCAACACGCCCCGCGCCCAGATACGACGCATGAACGCCGGTGCCGTGGGCGGGGCAGTTGGTAGCCTGGGCGGGCGGAAGAATCAGGTGACCAAAGCCCTCCTCGACTACGAGGACTCCGAAACGGACTCCGACGAGGATGAtgacgacgaggacgaggattTCGATCTGTACGATGACGAGAACATTGTGGTCACCACCTTTACCACGCCAGCAGCTCCGGGCGTAAGGAGACCCGGATCCAGTCCTGGTTCCGGATCGgatgccaccaccaccacgacGAGCATCCGACTGACCCGCAACAACGACGAGAGCATCATTTGA
- the Nhe2 gene encoding Na(+)/H(+) exchanger beta isoform X5, translating into MSNLTEQDYDSATPALEQQMNLARRACWKSHSFGSKDLPTKASPALTIVNPAMPDPNEAEKPPSDESKTKIEPETKARITKATCNASPSGIFGKRAILLLALCLLLGLSQGRPNMSATGVTPGQDSIVDAGAVTQLNLAQPPPTAVAKDDAQPTPSEPPSHRLPRAEPLKSNDPNPEEEEGGHKMERYPLSSVDFVRVKTPFIIGIWILSASIAKIGFHMTPKLHLIFPESCLLIVVGVVIGVVLYFCTDVAVSPLTPNTFFFYMLPPIILDAGYFMPNRLFFDNLGTILLMAVVGTIFNIATIGGSLYACGLFGIYGESETPGLMDVFLFASLISAVDPVAVLAVFEEIHVNEILYIVVFGESLLNDAVTVVMYHMMESYNEIGLDKIIAQDIASGVGSFFVVALGGTAIGIIWGFLTGLVTRFTDHVRVIEPIFIFVMAYLAYLNAEIFHMSGILAITFCGITMKNYVESNISQKSHTTVKYALKMLSSSAETIIFMFLGVATVNNMHVWNTWFVVLTIAFCSVFRVIGVILLSALANRFRLHKLSRVDQFVMSYGGLRGAVAFALVLLVDENVVKQKNMFVTTTIAVIYFTVFLQGITIKPLVKILNVKRANKRKPTMNERIHERFMDHLMAGIEDIVGKTGNYNVRDKFKRFDNRFIRPLLIRDLKGAEPKIIETYSKLTMRDAMEVMRRNPSTIGQMTGTESMSALFRNYTNNYIGGSPSLTNLDNTCSRNLDMAELDYNPSKKDLTDAKIHHLLAEELKPYRRASIQMHRRLSYSRHAVDDRDLSTQVNYKMQMNFRRMFNDRKHHKRSKRGASNKEPKENVKQNHVSFHDFQQNGTTKQLTNDYINNVLNETAEECQQNPNEINVVGPSDDWDDGLTFTAKSSLAEHPIPEEDRNLSRESDGERRVATPTATESQLPWKRQGDECTDAVQQNEFPAWASNKEYLAYNSPSATFLGGINKPKQPKSVIGLFRRESSSSKAGSIGIGSTGTVDAAASSADPMVVPSSQAIQPPAVGGLPGPSTSMHNPRLDKRSQSISSGSLGAGAHQLGPDGHSGPFPVTASHRRNVRRGSMLELSGLIATGRRPSRILQFSPGATNLLESAKITSPTPPPPPTTTTTSTRTTKTSTSPSTTKNHTNNSTDTTSGSVTYSTPASPRSEDSDTYYPNDTIPEESSYQHGHSKSLCEPADSDDWDGAPLSAASGANSERMMRSGREPLLPRPSNTPRAQIRRMNAGAVGGAVGSLGGRKNQVTKALLDYEDSETDSDEDDDDEDEDFDLYDDENIVVTTFTTPAAPGVRRPGSSPGSGSDATTTTTSIRLTRNNDESII; encoded by the exons ATGAGCAACCTCACGGAACAGGACTACGACAGTGCCACGCCGGCACTGGAACAGCAAATGAATCTGGCCAGGCGAGCCTGCTGGAAGAGTCACTCTTTCGGCAGCAAGGACCTCCCCACGAAAGCAAGTCCTGCCTTGACGATAGTTAATCCTGCAATGCCGGATCCAAACGAGGCAGAAAAACCACCGAGTGatgaaagcaaaacaaaaatagaaccAGAAACTAAAGCCAGAATAACGAAAGCAACCTGCAATGCCAGCCCGAGTGGGATTTTCGGTAAACGAGCCATCCTGCTCCTGGCTCTGTGCCTCCTCCTTGGCCTTTCCCAGGGGAGACCGAACATGAGTGCCACCGGTGTGACTCCTGGCCAGGACAGTATTGTGGATGCGGGTGCGGTCACCCAGCTAAAT CTGGCCCAGCCACCGCCGACAGCCGTTGCCAAGGATGATGCACAGCCCACGCCATCCGAGCCCCCATCTCACAGACTGCCACGTGCCGAACCGCTCAAGTCCAATGATCCGAatccggaggaggaggagggtgGCCACAAAATGGAGAGGTATCCGCTCTCCAGCGTGGATTTTGTTCGTGTGAAGACGCCGTTCATCATAGGAATCTGGATCCTGTCGGCTAGTATAGCCAAAATTG GATTCCATATGACGCCCAAGTTGCATCTAATATTTCCGGAGTCGTGCCTGCTGATTGTCGTGGGTGTGGTGATTGGTGTGGTTTTATATTTCTGCACCGATGTCGCCGTATCCCCGCTGACCCCCAACACCTTCTTCTTCTATATGCTGCCGCCGATTATCCTGGACGCCGGTTACTTTATGCCCAATCGATTGTTCTTCGACAACCTGGGCACCATTCTGCTGATGGCGGTGGTCGGAACCATCTTCAATATTGCCACCATCG GTGGTTCCCTCTACGCCTGTGGCCTCTTTGGCATTTACGGGGAAAGTGAGACTCCGGGACTGATGGACGTCTTTTTGTTCGCCTCCCTCATATCCGCCGTAGATCCGGTGGCTGTGCTGGCCGTGTTCGAGGAGATACATGTCAACGAGATCCTGtacattgttgtttttggcgaGTCCTTGCTAAACGATGCCGTTACG GTTGTCATGTACCACATGATGGAGTCCTACAACGAGATTGGCTTAGACAAGATAATTGCCCAGGACATAGCCAGTGGAGTGGGGTCCTTCTTTGTGGTTGCCCTAGGAGGCACTGCCATAG GCATCATCTGGGGTTTCCTTACTGGCCTAGTCACACGTTTTACGGATCATGTTCGAGTCATAGAAcccattttcattttcgtgATGGCCTATCTGGCCTACCTCAATGCGGAAATCTTCCACATGAGCGGTATCTTAGc CATCACATTCTGTGGCATCACAATGAAAAACTATGTGGAATCGAATATATCCCAAAAGTCCCACACGACTGTTAAATATGCCTTGAAAATGCTGTCCAGCTCGGCGGAGACCATTATCTTTATGTTCCTAGGCGTGGCCACGGTGAACAATATGCACGTATGGAATACGTGGTTTGTGGTGCTGACCATCGCCTTCTGTTCAGTGTTTCGTGTGATAG GAGTAATTCTGCTATCGGCCCTTGCCAATCGGTTCCGCTTGCATAAATTATCGCGAGTGGATCAGTTTGTGATGTCCTATGGTGGATTGCGTGGTGCTGTTGCCTTTGCCTTGGTCCTGTTGGTGGATGAGAATGTGGTCAAGCAGAAGAACATGTTTGTTACCACCACAATAGCTGTGATCTACTTTACTGTCTTCCTGCAAGGCATCACCATCAAGCCGCTGGTGAAGATCCTGAATGTGAAGCGAGCCAATAAACGCAAGCCAACCATGAACGAGCGTATTCATGAAAGA ttcATGGATCACTTGATGGCTGGCATTGAGGATATTGTGGGCAAGACAGGCAACTACAATGTGCGTGATAAATTCAAGCGTTTCGACAATCGCTTCATTCGCCCTCTGCTGATCAGAGATCTAAAG GGCGCTGAGCCGAAGATCATCGAGACCTATTCCAAACTGACAATGCGCGATGCCATGGAGGTGATGAGACGAAATCCCTCCACCATTGGCCAGATGACGGGCACCGAGTCGATGAGCGCCCTGTTCCGGAATTATACCAATAACTATATTGGCGGCAG TCCCAGCCTGACAAATCTTGACAATACCTGTTCCCGCAATCTGGATATGGCTGAGCTTGATTATAATCCATCCAAAAAGGATCTGACTGATGCCAAGATCCACCATCTCTTGGCCGAAGAACTGAAGCCTTATAGAAGG GCTTCAATACAAATG CACCGTCGTCTTAGTTATAGCCGACACGCAGTAGATGACAGAGATTTGTCCACCCAG GTCAATTATAAGATGCAAATGAATTTCCGGCGAATGTTTAATGATCGGAAACATCACAAGCGCAGCAAACGTGGTGCCAGCAATAAg GAGCCCAAGGAGAATGTCAAACAAAATCATGTCTCTTTCCATGATTTTCAACAGAACGGCACCACCAAGCAGCTCACCAATG ACTATATTAACAATGTGCTTAACGAAACAGCCGAGGAGTGCCAACAGAACCCCAACGAGATCAATGTTGTTGGCCCCAGCGACGATTGGGATGACGGCCTGACCTTCACCGCCAAATCATCAC TGGCTGAGCATCCGATACCCGAAGAGGATCGCAACCTTTCTCGCGAATCTGATGGAGAAAGGCGAGTGGCCACTCCCACAGCTACGGAATCCCAGCTGCCGTGGAAACGCCAAGGCGATGAATGTACGGATGCAGTGCAGCAGAACGAGTTTCCTGCCTGGGCCTCGAACAAGGAATACTTGGCCTACAACTCTCCCAGTGCAACATTCCTAG GTGGTATAAACAAGCCTAAACAGCCCAAGTCCGTCATAGGTCTCTTCCGGCGTGAGAGTTCCAGCTCCAAGGCCGGCAGCATCGGAATCGGCAGCACGGGTACCGTGGATGCCGCCGCCAGCAGCGCGGATCCCATGGTTGTGCCTTCCTCCCAAGCCATCCAACCGCCGGCGGTGGGTGGTCTACCGGGTCCATCGACATCGATGCACAATCCCCGTCTGGACAAGCGTTCGCAGTCGATATCCTCCGGTTCGCTGGGCGCCGGAGCCCATCAACTCGGTCCGGATGGCCATTCCGGTCCATTTCCGGTTACGGCTAGTCATCGACGGAATGTGCGCAGAGGCTCCATGCTGGAGCTCAGTGG ACTCATTGCAACTGGACGCAGGCCCAGTAGAATTTTGCAATTTAGTCCAGGAGCAACTAATTTACTAGAGTCAGCCAAGATCACAAGTCCtactcctccacctcctcctactactactactacttcAACAAGAACAACGAAAACATCAACAAGTCCATCTACCACCAAGAACCACACCAACAATTCAACAGATACAACATCAGGCAGTGTGACTTACTCGACGCCAGCCTCCCCGAGATCGGAGGATAGCGACACATACTATCCAAA TGACACTATACCCGAGGAGTCGTCGTACCAGCATGGCCACTCCAAGTCCCTCTGCGAGCCGGCGGATTCGGATGACTGGGACGGAGCACCTCTGTCCGCCGCCAGCGGGGCCAACAGCGAGAGAATGATGCGGAGCGGGCGGGAACCGCTCCTGCCACGCCCCTCCAACACGCCCCGCGCCCAGATACGACGCATGAACGCCGGTGCCGTGGGCGGGGCAGTTGGTAGCCTGGGCGGGCGGAAGAATCAGGTGACCAAAGCCCTCCTCGACTACGAGGACTCCGAAACGGACTCCGACGAGGATGAtgacgacgaggacgaggattTCGATCTGTACGATGACGAGAACATTGTGGTCACCACCTTTACCACGCCAGCAGCTCCGGGCGTAAGGAGACCCGGATCCAGTCCTGGTTCCGGATCGgatgccaccaccaccacgacGAGCATCCGACTGACCCGCAACAACGACGAGAGCATCATTTGA